The window ATAGAAGTACTGagaaaataaggtattgaataatttataaaattatttaatattatattgaaaacaaaaaaaatgtctATCAACGAAGGGTAAGTAttctagttctcttatataaaaataagggggacatacaaaattatataaattataatgatattaaactaatgagtcatatcatgaaactttagaaaagagtaatagaaaaaaaattaaggaatgaGACAACAGtaattgaaaatcaatttgggttcatgcttggaaggtcgacaatagaaactatacatcttcttagacaactaattgaaaaatatcaagagcaaaaataagatctacacatgatattcactAACTTagaaaagcttatgatagagtcacaaaagaaattatatgaagaattttagaaaagaggggcgttagcgtaacatatattgaactaattaagaatatgtatgagGATATAACAACCAGAGTGaagacttcaggtggagtaactgaagcatttccaataaagataaggttatatcaaggatcaactctaagtgcTTATCTTTTTTACACTACTTATGGGTAAACTTACTGCATACATTCAAGATACAATGCCGTTGTGTATAttatttgtagatgatattattttagtagataaAATATGTGAAAGAGTAAATACTAAACTGGAATCTTGGTAGAAAATACTGTAAAGgaaagattttaggcttagtagaataaaaatagaatatatagaatttaagtttagtaatattagacataatgagacaattgttatgataggagatgacgagttatcTGGAACTGAGAGTTTTAAATATTAagaatcatttttataaaatgatagaggaattgagagagatgtcttacataaaatacaaataAGAGAGTTGAAATGAAGGAGAGCGTCAGATGTTTTATATGAttataaagtatttttaaaacttaaagaaaagttCTGCAAAGTCACAGTTAGACCTGTTATATTATATGAAGCTGAACGTTGAGCTATAACTCAAGCAtctgagcagaagatgagagttgcagagatgaggatgttaaggtgaatatgtggacatacgagaatggaTAGAATAATAAATTAGAGTATTAGAAAGAAAGTTAGAGTTACATATATAGaaggaaaactccgagagacatatTTAAAATGATACAGACATATacttagacgactaataaatgCTTCAGTTAGGCGATATGAAACTATAACAAACACACACATTaaacgagaaagaggaagacaaaaaaaaagacttgattagtaacaataataaaatttatttaagtataaataatgatattataggggatagagcccaatgacgtaaaaagatccatatagccgaccccatttTGTAAGATAAGGATTGATTGTTGTTGGTTGTTGTCGTATTGTTTAATCATATTTGATAAAGTAATTGAGCCAAACTAAGtaagtttaaaatgaaccaaacagtcCCTCGGGGAACAATACGATATGATGATAAGAGATAAGACGAACTCTCATGTAACAAAGGTTTGAAACTCACGTTGGGTACCTCATACGCTTGTGATGTTCGAAATATTCGTGATGTTGGGACATTCGCAAGACTCATTTGTATTTTCTAGATTTATCTTGTGGTCGATGGAAAACTTTTATGGTCGGATCATTCATCTCTATGATTAATCAGTTCAAATAGCTAGATACTTAGATtactaaaataatattaataataatcaaacaacttatttgtttttgaaatttagatttagtttgagtttgatttaactttgattCATTTAAATATTATAGAGTTTTTAATTCGAGTGAGTAGAActcttataatttaaatcttatttGGATGATTAATGAGCTTAATATTATGTATTCGGGCAAacttctttatttatatataagtttGATTGTTTGTGAATATTATTTATAAACATTTTAAAGAAAGTTCACTATCTTTGTTTACTAACCTTAATGAGTTAGATGCTATTAAATGAATATAAGCATGCTCCTCTCATATCAGAGATGGAGCCCAGGTGGGGGCAGATGGTTGCGGCCgcccattaatttaatataagagatatttatgatttatttttttcatgttgATCTAGGGACGGATTGACAGAAACGCTAGAGATGaatgaattattttttatcaCAAGAGATGGAGCCAAGGTGGGGTAGATGGGTGCGGCTGCCccttaattttttaattcaagATATATAAGAGTATAAAAATGGATAGTCAATAAGGAGAGAATGAAAGACAATAACATGATCGCACCTTTCAAGCAATCACACACCTTTCGCCCCTATTACTAAGTTAAATTAAACGCaaaatttattcataaatattcgATTGATATATAGTTCTAACTTTAGTGAACGTCATGGGATTTTTGTTTTTTACTTAGAGAAGTTTGATAGATGTAGTTTCTCTTCacataaattaaattaagatgTTAGACACTTAGATTTGTTGATGTGAGTGGATGTACTAGTCCACAAGGGTAAAAAATTAAAGTCATTGGACATTAAAGAGAAATtagcataaaataaaaaaatcttatcATATTATGTCTCATGATGAATATGGTTTATTCATTTCatgtaaaaatattttatttatgtaaagtatttttaaataaattttaaaaaagatttataAAAAAGTATTTTTTATATTCAGTGTAGTCATATGCAGAACAAAAATTATTCATCGTTCACAATAATATTTATCTCTTTAAATGACCGTTTAATTTGATCTATTATaatgataaaaataaaaactaattaatatttttaatataagttAAGATATTTAAAATTGCATTACTGAGTAGATTTATacgtaaagttaatttaaaacgACAATGTTCGCATAAACCATTTATGacgataattttaaaaatcaatttatttgaaaaagaTAATTTAAAAACTATCCAAATGtggatatatataatttttaaagtggAAATTGCATAAAATTGCTATCACGGGCCTGTTTTGAAAATCTTAAAAAAACGGGCATAATTTGGAAACTGTCGACGGtgcatttttcatttttgttaaaaaaaacaaaaacagagatgtttttttttttttataaaaaagcaAAACAAAACAGCGTGAAAAGATTGGTAAATTTCTATTTATTGCCACGTTTTGGTCCTGTCAGATAAATAAATTATCCAATTTCAGGGACAATTTTGTCAAACAGAAAGCCATGATTCCGTTACCGTTAGCTCAAATGTCCGTTAGATGATCTGCCTCAGTGACCACGTGAAGTAAACAACTGCCGCTTCGTTTATTTATACGTTTCATCTAGTGGCCAAAGCCCGCAACAAGGTTCATATCTTCGCTGCTCTTTCTCCTCCGTTTCCTCGATCTCTCTTCAAATCGCTATCCAAAATCCTTCCTTTTCCTCCGTATCCTCCTCTTGTCTTCCCGTCGGAGGTCTCATTTTGGCGTCGATTCGACCTTCCTGCGGCGATCGAGGGGGTTTCCGGTGCGTTCACTAGATAGTGGGCTCTGAGGGGGTCGGATCGGTGCCGAGATGGCGTCCAGGATGATGCGGTGGCGGCCCTGGCCGCCGCTGTTGTCGAGGAAGTTTCAGGTGAAGCTGGTGGTGAGGAGGGTCGAAGGGGTCAGCGCTGAGGATGAGGCGCCGGCAGCGGGGAAGAAGGTGTCTTTGGTGGTGAGGTGGAAGGGGCCGAAGTTGGCGCTGAGCTCGCTGCGGAGGACGGCGAAGAAGAACCGGACGAGAGAGGTGCAAGTCGGCGATGGCGGTGTGGTGGAGTGGAATGAGGAATTTGAGACCGTCTGTACCTGGACTGCGCACAGGGAGAACGCTTTGCATCCATGGGAGGTCTTATTTACTGTGTTCAATGTGAGTCATAGTAGGACATCGACCTCAGCTTTCTTTAGTTATGTGGATTTCTTGTTTGCCAGTGATTCTTTGGTATGGAGGTTTTTCTTTTCTGTGATTTCTTGACATTTATTGGTCACTTCTTTATCCGATAAAAAaatgttattattttttctttgacCTTCTTTTGTCGATTTTTTTCATCAAATAAGTTCTGATTACTGTTGGTTTAGGTTGGTCTGGTTTGTGATCTTTGGAATATTCGACCAAATAGTACTTTTCTGAAACTGTGTTAGTGTGCTTTCCAGAAAAAAAACAAAGTGTTTTGTACCTTTTTCTGGGTTCAATTGTTATCATTTCAATTTAAATAACATGTTATCTCCCAGGAATCATTGATCACTTCCTTGGTTTTCTATTGTTAACAATTTCCTTGAAGAAATAATagttaattttcttaaatttcgCGTGTTGTATTACATTGGCAAGTTGCTAATGTTAGAATCCtgatgatttttatttattataaatctCTTCAAGAAAAATGGATGTTTCTGTAATTTCTGTCGTTATCTCAGAGATGCACAATCGTTTTGTTTCAAAAGTCAACTCTATTGTTTCATTAATTCTATCTCCACTGGCAGCCTTTGCTTCATGTGTTCCTATTGCCTTTTCTGAATTCAGAACTCATGAGTTTGACCGATTTCATTGTGATTAGTATATATTGCTtttagtttgatttattttttaaatggaaAATCTCTATGCGTGTTTGCATATCCTGTCCTGATACATAAAATAATTCACTCGATTTCCACTTATTTTTGATTATCAAGAAAATATGCTGCGACAAAGTTGTGATGAAAAATGTGAAAGAAACAATACCAAAGTCTTATTTGAAGCTGTATAACATAGCAGACATACTGGATAGTTGATTTGATAAATTAGATACTATGACCTGCTCTTGTCAATTTTCCAATATCATATGTAGCTATTTTACTTGTTTATCAACCAGTTTAAGCCAAACTTATTACTTTATATTTCCTCTCTGTCTCTTTTTGTAGTTTCAGAATATCAATTTTTGGGAAAAGTACTTTTTGTTGTGTTTAATTGCATTTTATGAGGAGGAGCTAAATTGATTTAATACTGATCTAGGGTTCAAGACAAGGCCCAAAGACCAAGGAATCTTTGCTTGGTGTTGCTTCACTCAACATATCAGAATTCACATCTGCTGAACAGGGGATTGAGCTCTATCTTCCATTGTTACTTCCTGGTGCCACGGAGTCTAATTTGTCGCTTCATGTATGTTAACTCCTATTCTGCttgtttgaatttattttttctcaaataaatgaTTGCGAGTGATGGTTGCTTGTGAGCATCTGGTGCAAGACTCCATTGTCACATATTGGTTTCCTTGCCATGCCCACAACCACACCTCTTACCTTTTGTCACCTATGAATTCTTGTTGTACTGTTGTGATCACAAATGACATAAATCTAAGTCGCTTGATGAATCTTTACTTAGTTCAAGAATTTGACTCTGGAAGTTGTTTGTTTTGCAGTTGGCACTCAGTATGTTGGAATTGAGATCTTCACAAGATTCTTCTGATGGCCAGAATCGGCTGGTTGGTGCATCCTCACCTCGGTCAGGAGATGGTATCCCTCCTGAGAaagaaaaatctgcacttaaagcCGGATTGAGAAAGGTGAAAAATTTGACAGAAATTGTATCAACTCGGAAGTCTAAAAAGACTTGCCCAGATGACATTGGTAGTGAGGGGAAATACTCGGCTAGGAGTGACGATGTAGATTACAGCTATCCATTTGACACAGATTCTTCTGATGACCTTGATGAGGATGTTGAAGACAACAAAGTGGATACTAATGCCAGGAATTCATTCAGTTATGGCACATTAGTATCTGTTAATAATGCTGGGTATGAGATGAAGATATATGGAGAAAATGAGGATTGGGTCTACCACAATCATCGAAGATCAGATGTAGGTTGTTCTCATGCAGAGGATAAACTGTTATCCATTCCTGAACTTTCAATGTCAAAGAGGAGTTTTCTTCCTTGGAAAAAGAGGAAGTTGAGTTTCAGGTCTCCTAAATCCAAAGGTGAACCACTGCTCAAGAAAGCGTATGAAGAGGGAGGGGATGACATTGACTATGATCGTCGGGTGCTGAGTTCCTCGGATGAATCAATCTCTGCCAGAGTAAGTTTCACTGACTATCTATTTGGAAATCATCAATATATTTTTCCTTTGATTCTTACATATGTTGCCATTTTTATCTGTTTTGGTGAGGGATCGTTTGATAGTAAATCACATGGTCTTATCAATTTCTTCTTCGGAAGAATGGATATGGTCCTATCAGAATCTGTTTTTTTTGTCAAATTCAACAGGTGAATCAAATCCAATGGGGGTACACAGATACCATATCATCATCCTAGGATCAATTGAACGTTTAATTTTAtctgaaatcattttcaaaagtttgaACCAGCCATAATTGGGTATAGGAGTACTCCTTGGGATGGAGTGTGGGACAGATCATTGAATTTCTATTACTGACTAAGAAGTTGTATTTGTATTTGCTTTCTTTGTTCGATAATTTAG is drawn from Zingiber officinale cultivar Zhangliang chromosome 1B, Zo_v1.1, whole genome shotgun sequence and contains these coding sequences:
- the LOC122056056 gene encoding uncharacterized protein LOC122056056; protein product: MASRMMRWRPWPPLLSRKFQVKLVVRRVEGVSAEDEAPAAGKKVSLVVRWKGPKLALSSLRRTAKKNRTREVQVGDGGVVEWNEEFETVCTWTAHRENALHPWEVLFTVFNGSRQGPKTKESLLGVASLNISEFTSAEQGIELYLPLLLPGATESNLSLHLALSMLELRSSQDSSDGQNRLVGASSPRSGDGIPPEKEKSALKAGLRKVKNLTEIVSTRKSKKTCPDDIGSEGKYSARSDDVDYSYPFDTDSSDDLDEDVEDNKVDTNARNSFSYGTLVSVNNAGYEMKIYGENEDWVYHNHRRSDVGCSHAEDKLLSIPELSMSKRSFLPWKKRKLSFRSPKSKGEPLLKKAYEEGGDDIDYDRRVLSSSDESISARRQNGDDGSAMNRSSISVFGDDCFVIGSWESKDLISRDGHMKLTARVFFASIDQRSERASGESACTALVAFIADWFHENQNMMPIRSQFDGLIREGSLEWRNLCENHVYQEFFPDKHFDLETVLQAKIRPLSVVPRKSFIGFFHPEGADNNIGFDFLSEAMSFDSIWDEISRTGSDCSNDAGPQLYIVSWNDHFFVLKVERDAYYIIDTLGERLFEGCQQAYILKFDDSTCINLVSNETENATSEVENEDQEKRNTAMEGDLVCRGKESCKEYLKAFLAAIPIRELQTDIKKGRTSSTPLHQRLQIEFHFTMSASDHSLDYASTTPEVLPDLSWPVKPAGAFTPAPVCVA